The following proteins come from a genomic window of Eleginops maclovinus isolate JMC-PN-2008 ecotype Puerto Natales chromosome 8, JC_Emac_rtc_rv5, whole genome shotgun sequence:
- the man1b1a gene encoding endoplasmic reticulum mannosyl-oligosaccharide 1,2-alpha-mannosidase yields the protein MYPPSRKDFISLTLSDAHSHTYNNGKHRRQSCLRKWKQLSRLQRSLVLLLLALILIFGLLSYPSITQEWKSFSDRDEWLELNDREVKDELPDVQSVLDLPADKVPPPAAGPHVGPAVDPDPAVVEPKAPNIPIFPKPPIKNFPNKRGPPSMRKDGNISDTVGEKKQVQEVVQEEEGEQDKEKIVSWRGAMIEADQATEPPPSANGKEAAGPPAPADPAAPAEPLPLDDAARTVARLEAVRDAFRHAWKGYKDYAWGHDELKPISRSFGEWFGLGLTIIDSLDTMWILGLREEFAEARNWVEKELSFDKSVDVNLFETTIRVLGGLLSTYNLTGDPLFLDKAKDIGSRLMPAFKTPSKIPFSDVNIGKGTAHPPRWTSDSTLAEVTSIQLEFRELSRLTQDPQYQEVVNEVMRLVHKLPGKHDGLVPMFINTNSGQFTHKGVFTLGARADSYYEYLLKQWIQGGKTEDDLLEDYLQAVEGVKKHLVRQTGPSKLTFIGELSHTRFNPKMDHLVCFLPGTLALGAHNGLPGDHMDLAVQLMETCHQMYKQMETGLSPEIAHFNLQATDGQDVFVKPADRHNLLRPETVESLFYMYRFTKDTKYRDWGWDILQSFNNHTKVPGGGYTSINNVRDIENPGPRDKMESFFLGETLKYLYLLFSDNMELLNLDKYVFNTEAHAFPIWPSPPK from the exons ATGTATCCGCCTTCCAGAAAGGACTTCATCTCTCTGACCCTCAGTGATGCTCACAGTCACACGTACAACAACGGCAAACACCGGAGACAGTCCTGCTTGAGG AAATGGAAGCAGCTGTCTCGGCTGCAGCGAAGCCTGGTCCTGTTGCTGCTGGCTCTGATCCTCATATTTGGACTGCTCTCCTATCCAAGCATCACACAGGAGTGGAAAA GTTTTTCTGACCGGGACGAGTGGCTGGAGCTCAACGACAGAGAGGTGAAGGATGAACTTCCAGATGTGCAGTCTGTATTGGATCTACCTGCAGATAAAGTCCCGCCTCCTGCGGCAGGGCCACATGTGGGGCCAGCTGTGGATCCTGATCCTGCTGTGGTGGAGCCCAAAGCACCAAACATACCTATTTTTCCTAAACCTCCCATTAAG AACTTCCCAAACAAAAGAGGGCCGCCCAGCATGCGCAAAGATGGAAATATTTCAGACACAGTCGGTGAGAAAAAGCAAGTGCAGGAGGTGgttcaagaagaagaaggagagcagGACAAAGAGAAGATTGTCAG CTGGAGAGGAGCAATGATCGAAGCCGACCAGGCCACTGAGCCTCCACCATCAGCAAATGGGAAAGAAGCTGCGGGACCCCCAGCCCCAGCCGACCCAGCAGCCCCTGCAGAGCCTCTCCCATTGGATG ATGCAGCTAGAACTGTGGCCAGACTGGAGGCAGTGCGTGATGCTTTCAGGCACGCTTGGAAAGGCTATAAGGACTACGCCTGGGGTCACGATGAGCTCAAGCCCATCTCCAGGTCTTTCGGCGAGTGGTTCGGACTGGGTTTGACAATCATCGATTCTTTGGACACCATGTGGATTTTGGGCCTAAGAGAAG AGTTTGCAGAAGCGAGGAACTGGGTGGAGAAAGAGCTCTCCTTCGACAAGAGCGTGGATGTGAATCTTTTTGAGACGACCATCCGGGTCCTCGGGGGCCTGCTGAGTACCTACAATCTGACAGGAGACCCACTCTTCCTCGACAAAGCT AAAGATATCGGGTCCCGGTTAATGCCTGCCTTCAAAACCCCCTCAAAGATCCCGTTCTCGGACGTCAACATTGGGAAGGGGACAGCCCACCCCCCTCGATGGACGTCAGACAGCACTCTGGCCGAGGTCACAAGCATTCAGCTGGAGTTCAGAGAGCTGAGCCGCCTCACACAGGACCCGCAGTACCAG GAGGTTGTGAATGAGGTGATGAGGCTGGTCCACAAGCTGCCGGGCAAACACGACGGCCTGGTGCCCATGTTCATCAACACCAACAGCGGACAGTTCACCCACAAAGGGGTATTCACCCTGGGGGCTAGGGCTGACAGCTACTATGAATACCTGCTCAAACAGTGGATCCAGGGAGGAAAGACAGAAGACGA CCTGCTGGAGGACTACCTTCAGGCCGTGGAAGGAGTGAAGAAACACCTTGTGAGACAGACTGGGCCCAGCAAACTGACCTTTATTGGAGAGTTGTCCCATACCCGATTCAACCCTAAAATG GACCACCTCGTGTGCTTCCTGCCAGGCACCTTAGCACTGGGGGCCCACAACGGCCTCCCGGGGGACCACATGGATCTGGCTGTGCAGCTGATGGAGACGTGTCATCAGATGTACAAACAGATGGAGACGGGGCTGAGCCCGGAGATCGCTCACTTCAACCTGCAGGCCACGGACGGTCAGGATGTCTTTGTCAAG cctgcagacagacacaacCTGCTGAGACCAGAGACAGTGGAGAGTCTGTTCTACATGTACAGATTCACCAAGGACACCAAGTACAGAGACTGGGGCTGGGACATCCTGCAGAGCTTCAACAACCACACCAAG GTCCCCGGGGGAGGCTATACGTCCATCAACAATGTGCGTGACATCGAAAACCCCGGGCCCCGAGACAAGATGGAGAGCTTCTTCCTGGGTGAGACGCTGAAGTACCTGTATCTGCTCTTCTCTGACAACATGGAGCTGCTCAATCTAGACAAGTATGTCTTCAACACGGAGGCCCACGCTTTCCCCATTTGGCCCTCCCCACCTAAGTGA